In the genome of Methanothrix sp., one region contains:
- a CDS encoding transposase: MKYNDHFWVGACDVSNRGRQYVEGLLLNRGRGNCSRFAKTVRKSTSQSLQNFITDSPWEERKVIERLQRDIAELIGDPVEGSIHIDETGFPKQGTHSVLKGSTAAGLVKSITARWASFSDT; this comes from the coding sequence ATGAAGTATAACGATCACTTCTGGGTTGGGGCATGCGATGTGAGCAACCGTGGACGTCAGTACGTGGAGGGTTTGCTGTTAAACCGCGGTCGAGGGAACTGCAGCAGGTTTGCGAAGACTGTGAGGAAGAGCACCTCGCAGTCGTTGCAGAACTTCATCACGGATTCGCCGTGGGAGGAGAGGAAGGTCATAGAGAGGCTCCAGAGGGACATTGCAGAACTGATCGGAGATCCGGTTGAAGGTTCGATACACATAGATGAGACCGGATTCCCGAAGCAGGGCACCCATTCGGTGCTTAAAGGCAGTACTGCGGCCGGCTTGGTAAAGTCGATAACTGCCAGGTGGGCGTCTTTCTCGGATACGTAA
- a CDS encoding transposase, whose translation MGVFLGYVNGSRRTLIDGQLYLPADWANNSRLRNKCKVPKDVRFRTKAEIVLDMVLNARKNGVPFGWVGMDCFYGEQSHLRNKLDAEGLIYIADIPRDTRVWIKESGSKCLRSAYQNEREIEAGYHRANGFSTVNLSR comes from the coding sequence GTGGGCGTCTTTCTCGGATACGTAAACGGCTCACGTCGAACACTTATCGATGGTCAGCTGTACCTCCCAGCGGACTGGGCGAACAACAGCAGGCTGCGCAACAAATGCAAGGTTCCGAAGGATGTGAGGTTCAGGACGAAAGCCGAGATCGTGCTCGATATGGTGCTCAACGCCCGTAAAAACGGAGTCCCTTTCGGCTGGGTCGGAATGGACTGCTTTTACGGCGAACAGTCACATCTCCGGAATAAGCTCGATGCTGAAGGACTGATCTATATCGCAGACATACCCAGGGATACTCGAGTCTGGATCAAAGAGTCTGGATCAAAATGCCTGAGATCGGCATACCAGAACGAAAGGGAGATCGAGGCCGGATACCATCGCGCAAACGGGTTCTCGACGGTGAACCTGAGCCGATAG